In Sphingomonas sp. PAMC26645, one DNA window encodes the following:
- a CDS encoding DUF1153 domain-containing protein, producing the protein MIENQKIRPGKVIGPLGEQLTLDSLPPPSTTRWVVRRKAEVVAAVNGGLLSVDDVCARYGLTVEEFAGWQRAIDRSGMPGLRVTRIQHYKSLYERQQKY; encoded by the coding sequence ATGATCGAGAACCAGAAAATCCGTCCCGGCAAGGTCATCGGGCCATTGGGCGAGCAGCTGACGCTGGACAGCCTGCCACCGCCCAGCACCACGCGCTGGGTCGTGCGGCGTAAGGCCGAAGTTGTCGCCGCGGTGAATGGCGGACTGTTGAGCGTCGACGATGTCTGTGCGCGCTACGGCCTGACGGTCGAGGAGTTCGCCGGATGGCAGCGGGCGATCGATCGGTCGGGAATGCCCGGACTGCGCGTGACGCGGATCCAGCACTATAAGTCGCTGTACGAGCGCCAACAAAAGTATTGA
- a CDS encoding DUF445 domain-containing protein — protein MTVSTRTRPASEATPPALVRMRIVATGLLVFMAATFFVSRALVPVHPAFAFVRAFAEAAMVGGLADWFAVTALFRHPLGLPIPHTAIVPRNKDRIGDTLAQFLRANFLIPVVIARRTRRLDVAGAIARWLTDPPEGAGGRFRQGASKLVAQVLEGLDPARLGGMVKAGIGARLRATEVSPILGQLLKAAIAERRHAPLLESAIRWAAKTLAANDHLVRAMVHDKAGSILRWTGLDTTVADKLINGFDKLLAEMAEDPEHPLRLKAEEGLDRLAWDLQYDRRMRERVETMKNDLLDNPAMQRWLDGLWEQARGALLAIARDPERAMAGKLGDILRQLGETLQHDPRMSRTINRFVRRAAVGAAADYGDGIVKLVSETVRSWDADTITRRLENAVGRDLQYIRVNGTIVGGLVGLVIHSVDVLL, from the coding sequence ATGACAGTTTCAACCCGCACGCGCCCGGCGAGCGAAGCAACGCCGCCCGCCCTCGTCCGCATGCGGATCGTCGCGACCGGGCTGCTCGTGTTCATGGCCGCGACCTTCTTCGTCAGTCGCGCGCTGGTCCCCGTCCACCCCGCCTTCGCGTTCGTCCGCGCGTTCGCCGAGGCGGCGATGGTCGGCGGCCTCGCGGACTGGTTCGCGGTGACCGCACTGTTCCGCCATCCGCTCGGCCTGCCGATCCCGCACACAGCCATAGTGCCGCGCAACAAGGACCGGATCGGCGACACGCTCGCGCAGTTCCTCCGCGCGAATTTCCTGATCCCCGTCGTCATCGCCAGGCGAACCCGCCGCCTCGACGTGGCGGGCGCGATCGCACGCTGGCTGACCGATCCACCCGAGGGGGCAGGGGGGCGCTTTCGCCAGGGCGCGTCGAAGCTGGTCGCGCAGGTTCTCGAGGGGCTCGATCCGGCGCGGCTCGGCGGGATGGTCAAGGCCGGGATCGGCGCCCGCCTGCGCGCGACGGAGGTGTCGCCGATCCTCGGCCAGTTGCTCAAGGCCGCGATCGCCGAGCGCCGCCACGCGCCGCTGCTCGAAAGCGCGATCCGCTGGGCGGCAAAGACGCTGGCGGCGAACGACCACCTCGTCCGCGCGATGGTCCACGACAAGGCCGGTTCGATCCTGCGCTGGACCGGGCTCGACACGACCGTCGCGGACAAGCTGATCAACGGCTTCGACAAGCTGCTCGCCGAGATGGCGGAGGACCCCGAGCATCCGTTGCGCCTGAAGGCGGAGGAGGGCCTCGATCGGCTCGCCTGGGATCTGCAATATGACCGCCGGATGCGCGAGCGCGTCGAGACGATGAAGAACGACCTGCTCGACAATCCGGCAATGCAGCGCTGGCTCGACGGCCTGTGGGAGCAGGCACGCGGCGCGCTCCTCGCGATCGCGCGCGACCCCGAGCGGGCAATGGCCGGCAAGCTCGGCGACATCCTGCGCCAGCTCGGCGAGACGTTGCAGCACGATCCGCGCATGTCGCGGACGATCAACCGGTTCGTGAGGCGCGCGGCGGTCGGCGCGGCGGCGGATTACGGCGACGGCATCGTCAAGCTGGTCTCGGAAACGGTCCGTAGCTGGGACGCCGACACGATCACCCGCCGCCTGGAAAACGCCGTCGGCCGCGACCTGCAATATATCCGCGTGAACGGCACGATCGTCGGCGGGCTGGTCGGGCTGGTGATCCACAGCGTCGATGTTTTGCTATGA
- a CDS encoding efflux RND transporter periplasmic adaptor subunit: MNYETKTVGQIDGGEHEDQLVLPDYTAPSHRRRNIIIAVVVVLAILGAVFAFKGGKKDAAAGPVVEQVPTVSVMVPGRKTVDRTISATGTIAARREMPVGVAGEGGMITRVLVEPGQWVAAGQVLATVDRSVQTETAASLAASVSVARSDETIAQAELDRAKQLVDRGFISKADLQRKAATRDAAAARVKVAQATLGEARARNGRLDIRAPAAGLVLTRGVESGQVVGAGTGVLFRMAADGQMEMRAQLSEADLAGLHAGARATVVPVGTTQGFPGQVWQVSPVIDPQSRQGIARIAVAYDPALRPGGFAAATIVGGATQAPLLPDSALQSDEKGSFVYIIGADNKAVRRDIKIGQVSDAGVTILSGLDGTERVVLSAGGFLAPGQKVKPVTKKAS; encoded by the coding sequence ATGAACTACGAGACGAAAACCGTCGGCCAGATTGACGGTGGCGAGCACGAAGACCAGCTCGTGCTCCCCGATTACACCGCGCCGTCGCACCGCCGCCGCAACATCATCATCGCGGTCGTCGTCGTGCTGGCGATTCTCGGCGCCGTCTTCGCGTTCAAGGGCGGCAAGAAGGACGCCGCCGCCGGTCCGGTCGTCGAACAGGTGCCGACCGTCTCGGTCATGGTACCGGGGCGCAAGACCGTCGACCGCACGATTTCCGCGACCGGCACGATCGCCGCGCGGCGCGAAATGCCGGTCGGCGTCGCAGGCGAGGGCGGGATGATCACGCGCGTGCTGGTCGAGCCGGGCCAGTGGGTCGCCGCGGGTCAGGTGCTCGCGACGGTCGATCGCTCGGTGCAGACCGAGACCGCCGCCTCGCTCGCCGCCTCGGTCAGCGTAGCCCGTTCCGACGAGACGATCGCGCAAGCCGAACTCGATCGCGCCAAGCAGCTCGTCGATCGCGGCTTCATCTCGAAGGCCGATCTCCAGCGCAAGGCCGCGACGCGCGACGCCGCCGCCGCGCGCGTGAAGGTGGCGCAGGCGACGCTCGGCGAGGCGCGCGCGCGCAACGGTCGTCTCGATATCCGTGCGCCCGCCGCCGGCCTCGTGCTGACGCGCGGCGTCGAATCGGGTCAGGTCGTCGGCGCGGGTACCGGCGTGCTGTTCCGCATGGCCGCGGACGGCCAGATGGAAATGCGCGCACAGTTGAGCGAAGCTGATCTCGCCGGGCTCCACGCCGGCGCGCGCGCGACGGTCGTTCCGGTCGGCACGACTCAGGGCTTCCCGGGCCAGGTGTGGCAGGTTTCGCCGGTGATCGACCCGCAGAGCCGGCAGGGCATTGCGCGGATCGCGGTCGCCTATGACCCCGCGCTGCGGCCGGGCGGTTTCGCTGCGGCGACGATCGTCGGCGGTGCGACCCAGGCACCGCTGCTCCCTGATTCGGCGCTTCAGAGCGACGAGAAGGGTAGCTTCGTCTATATCATCGGCGCCGATAACAAGGCGGTGCGCCGCGATATCAAGATCGGCCAGGTCTCCGACGCGGGCGTGACGATCCTCAGCGGACTCGACGGGACCGAGCGAGTAGTGTTGTCTGCAGGCGGGTTCCTGGCGCCCGGGCAGAAGGTGAAGCCGGTCACGAAGAAAGCGAGCTGA
- a CDS encoding SIMPL domain-containing protein (The SIMPL domain is named for its presence in mouse protein SIMPL (signalling molecule that associates with mouse pelle-like kinase). Bacterial member BP26, from Brucella, was shown to assemble into a channel-like structure, while YggE from E. coli has been associated with resistance to oxidative stress.), which produces MKTASFLTILASATAILPAAANAQAAPTTVEPMVPAAGTVLDVTAEGRTTRVPDLATIRAGVVSQSPTAAAALTDNAQRMAKVLDALKRAGVAPRDVATSNVQLSPQYRYADNQPPVITGYQATNTVSIRFRDVAKSGTILDALVAQGANQIDGPNLSIDKPDAALDEARADAIAQAKRRADLYAKAAGLRVSRIVSIAESGQDTGGSPQPMFMARAAMAKDSTQIAPGEKDVTVTLSVRFLLN; this is translated from the coding sequence ATGAAGACCGCATCGTTCCTCACCATCCTGGCGAGCGCCACCGCGATTCTTCCCGCCGCCGCCAATGCCCAGGCCGCGCCGACCACGGTCGAGCCGATGGTGCCCGCCGCCGGGACCGTGCTGGACGTGACCGCCGAGGGCCGCACGACGCGCGTGCCCGATCTCGCGACGATTCGCGCGGGGGTCGTGTCTCAGTCGCCGACTGCCGCCGCGGCGCTCACCGACAATGCGCAGCGGATGGCCAAGGTGCTCGACGCACTCAAGCGGGCGGGCGTCGCACCGCGCGACGTCGCTACCTCGAACGTCCAGCTGTCGCCGCAATATCGCTACGCCGACAACCAGCCGCCGGTGATCACCGGGTATCAGGCGACCAACACCGTCTCGATCCGCTTCCGCGACGTCGCCAAGTCTGGGACGATCCTCGACGCGCTGGTGGCGCAGGGTGCGAACCAGATCGACGGGCCGAACCTGTCGATCGACAAGCCCGACGCGGCGCTCGACGAGGCGCGGGCCGACGCGATCGCGCAGGCCAAGCGTCGCGCGGATCTCTACGCCAAGGCGGCGGGGCTGCGCGTGTCGCGGATCGTGTCGATCGCGGAATCGGGCCAGGATACGGGTGGTTCGCCGCAGCCGATGTTCATGGCGCGCGCGGCGATGGCCAAGGACAGCACGCAGATCGCACCCGGCGAGAAGGACGTGACGGTCACGCTGTCGGTACGCTTCCTGCTGAACTGA
- a CDS encoding PhzF family phenazine biosynthesis protein, which translates to MRIPFAQIDAFSDTPFGGNQAAVMPLSVWLDDAVLLDIAQENNLSETAFIVASDDEGVDFDLRWFTPGAEVALCGHATLASGHFVLSSDTALDRVRFRTRQAGMLEVARADSGYTLELPAWGPSPKAIPEIVAALNIEAPVETLWHEKGYALVIVEDEAVVRELKPDFAALAKFPIVAIVAAQGEAADIVSRVFTPYYAINEDPVTGSAHAVMVPYWAPTLGNSFTAYQASSRGGKLTCRLDGDRVVLGGSCVTTIEGTFLLP; encoded by the coding sequence ATGAGAATACCGTTCGCGCAGATCGATGCGTTTTCCGACACGCCGTTCGGCGGCAACCAGGCCGCGGTGATGCCGCTGTCGGTCTGGCTCGACGACGCCGTGCTGCTGGACATCGCGCAGGAGAACAACCTGAGCGAGACCGCGTTCATCGTCGCGTCGGACGACGAGGGTGTCGATTTCGATCTTCGCTGGTTCACGCCGGGTGCGGAGGTTGCGCTGTGCGGGCACGCGACGCTCGCGAGCGGGCATTTCGTGCTGTCGTCGGATACCGCGCTCGATCGGGTGCGCTTCCGGACGCGGCAGGCGGGTATGCTCGAGGTTGCTCGGGCGGATAGCGGATACACGCTGGAACTGCCCGCATGGGGACCGAGCCCGAAGGCGATCCCGGAGATCGTCGCGGCTCTGAACATCGAGGCGCCCGTCGAGACGCTGTGGCACGAGAAGGGCTATGCGCTCGTGATCGTCGAGGACGAGGCCGTGGTGCGCGAGTTGAAGCCGGACTTCGCGGCGTTGGCGAAGTTCCCGATCGTCGCGATCGTCGCGGCTCAGGGCGAGGCGGCCGATATCGTCAGCCGCGTGTTCACGCCGTATTACGCGATCAATGAGGATCCGGTGACGGGCTCGGCGCATGCGGTGATGGTGCCGTATTGGGCGCCGACCTTGGGGAACAGCTTTACGGCCTATCAGGCGAGTTCGCGCGGCGGGAAGCTGACGTGCCGTCTTGATGGCGACCGCGTGGTGCTGGGTGGATCGTGCGTGACGACGATCGAAGGCACGTTCCTCCTGCCTTGA
- a CDS encoding efflux RND transporter permease subunit encodes MNFRNISAWAIRNPVPPIVLFIALTLAGIVSFMRMDVNNDPDIDFPIAIVVINQPGAAPTELETQVTQRVEAAVRSLQGIDEITSTVTEGQSQTVVQLSIGTPIDRAVTDVRDAIAQIRSDLPEGILEPQVFRANTTDNDLASYSVIAKDMTVEQLSWYIDNNVAKELLSVPGMAAVNRNGGVSREIRIILDPLKLQSQGLTASQVNAQLRQVNLNAAGGRAEIAGSEQSVRVLGNAKDAVALAQTQISVGNGRTVRLADIAQVRDLYAEQRSRAAIDGRQTISFDFQRSKGSSDVTVFNEAVKKLAAMEKRNPNVHFVLRSNSVKYTEMQYESAIHAMIEGAVLAVIVVFLFLRDWRATVISSLAIPLSAIPAFWFMDLLGFNLNQMTLLALSLVAGVLVDDAIVEIENIVRHMRMGKSAYQASIDAADEIGLAVLATTMAIVAVFLPVGLMPGISGQFFKNFGLTVVASVLMSLAVARLVTPMLAAYFLKSAGPAVHGEGVLMDGYMATLKWTLETGKAKASAARGGFHRLTSRFRDHRFWVLGLGVFAFLMTIVMFAVLPMTFQPAQDNDTSMAVIDMVPGTTLAQTEAVVTKVAALIGSQPDVQSVYARSGANGSVNAGRVTATLKDDRKMKSTEFERSLAPQLAAIPDARVSFRSQNGWGGSTRDMSVTLGGDDPKLLDATAQKIVTEMSRLPTLVAPRVAGNMQRPEIVIKPRFDLAANLGVTTQALSSAIRIATLGDIDQNSARFSLSDRQIPIRVALDQGARSELSTIQNLPVATASGGSVPLNLVAEITLGSGPTKIDRVNQQRQLTIGADLAPGIVSGVAQKQIDALPTMANLPTGVNKLVLGQSKFQAEMINNFILAVIAGTFLVFAVLVLLYRRALPPFVNMGSLLLAPLGGLIALWATGNPVSMPVFIGILMLLGIVAKNSILLIDFALEEMGKGVDVWTAVVDAGHKRAQPIVMTTVAMVAGMIPTALSLGGDGSWRAPMGIVVIGGLVLSTILTLLIVPAAFSLAVGIERYIGPRLGRSLLTYRPGDDGSEVIGLAGPSGPRLGPATPKLGDGTQPAE; translated from the coding sequence ATGAACTTTCGCAACATCTCGGCCTGGGCGATCCGCAACCCGGTGCCGCCGATCGTGCTGTTCATCGCACTGACGCTGGCGGGCATCGTCAGCTTCATGCGGATGGACGTGAACAACGATCCGGACATCGATTTTCCGATCGCGATCGTCGTCATCAACCAGCCGGGTGCTGCGCCGACCGAGCTCGAGACGCAGGTCACGCAGCGCGTCGAGGCCGCGGTGCGTTCGCTCCAGGGCATCGACGAGATCACCTCGACCGTGACCGAGGGCCAGTCGCAGACCGTCGTCCAGCTTAGCATCGGCACGCCGATCGACCGTGCCGTCACCGACGTCCGCGACGCGATCGCGCAGATCCGCAGCGACCTGCCCGAGGGTATCCTTGAGCCGCAGGTGTTCCGCGCCAACACCACCGACAACGATCTCGCCAGCTATTCCGTGATCGCCAAGGACATGACGGTCGAACAGCTGAGCTGGTACATCGACAACAACGTCGCGAAGGAGTTGCTGTCGGTCCCCGGCATGGCTGCGGTCAATCGCAACGGCGGCGTCAGTCGCGAAATCCGGATCATCCTCGATCCGCTCAAGCTGCAAAGCCAGGGGCTGACCGCGAGCCAGGTCAACGCCCAGCTCCGGCAGGTCAATCTGAATGCGGCGGGTGGTCGCGCCGAGATCGCCGGGTCCGAACAGTCGGTCCGCGTGCTCGGCAACGCGAAGGACGCGGTCGCACTCGCCCAGACTCAGATCAGCGTTGGCAACGGCCGCACCGTGCGCCTTGCCGACATCGCACAGGTGCGCGATCTCTATGCCGAACAGCGCAGCCGTGCCGCGATCGACGGCCGCCAGACGATCAGCTTCGATTTCCAGCGCTCCAAGGGTTCGTCCGACGTCACCGTCTTCAACGAGGCGGTGAAGAAGCTCGCGGCGATGGAAAAGCGCAATCCGAACGTGCATTTCGTGCTGCGCTCGAACAGCGTCAAATACACCGAGATGCAGTATGAGAGCGCGATCCACGCGATGATCGAGGGCGCAGTGCTCGCGGTGATCGTGGTATTCCTGTTCCTGCGCGACTGGCGCGCGACGGTGATCTCGTCGCTGGCGATCCCGCTGTCGGCGATCCCGGCCTTCTGGTTCATGGACCTGCTCGGTTTCAACCTGAACCAGATGACGCTGCTCGCGCTCAGCCTCGTCGCGGGCGTGCTGGTCGACGACGCGATCGTCGAGATCGAGAACATCGTCCGGCACATGCGGATGGGCAAATCCGCCTATCAGGCCTCGATCGACGCCGCCGACGAGATCGGTCTTGCCGTGCTGGCGACGACGATGGCGATCGTCGCGGTGTTCCTGCCGGTTGGCCTGATGCCGGGTATATCGGGGCAGTTCTTCAAGAATTTCGGCCTGACGGTCGTCGCCTCGGTGTTGATGAGCCTCGCGGTCGCGCGTCTCGTCACGCCGATGCTCGCAGCGTATTTCCTCAAGTCCGCCGGCCCCGCCGTGCACGGTGAGGGAGTCCTGATGGACGGCTATATGGCGACGCTGAAATGGACGCTGGAGACCGGCAAGGCAAAGGCGTCGGCGGCACGCGGCGGGTTCCACCGCCTGACCAGCCGCTTCCGCGATCACCGCTTCTGGGTGCTCGGGCTCGGCGTGTTCGCGTTCCTGATGACTATCGTGATGTTCGCGGTCTTGCCGATGACGTTCCAGCCCGCGCAGGACAACGACACCTCGATGGCGGTGATCGACATGGTGCCGGGCACGACGCTGGCGCAGACCGAAGCCGTCGTGACCAAGGTCGCGGCGCTGATCGGATCGCAGCCCGACGTTCAGTCGGTCTATGCGCGCAGCGGGGCCAACGGTTCGGTCAACGCCGGCCGCGTCACCGCGACGCTCAAGGACGATCGAAAGATGAAGAGCACGGAGTTCGAACGTAGTCTCGCGCCCCAGCTCGCGGCGATCCCCGATGCGCGTGTCTCGTTCCGCTCGCAGAATGGCTGGGGTGGCAGCACGCGCGACATGAGCGTGACGCTCGGCGGCGACGATCCCAAGCTGCTCGATGCGACCGCGCAGAAGATCGTGACCGAGATGTCGCGCCTGCCGACGCTGGTCGCGCCGCGTGTCGCCGGCAACATGCAGCGCCCGGAAATCGTCATCAAGCCGCGCTTCGATCTCGCCGCAAATCTCGGCGTGACGACGCAGGCGCTGTCGTCGGCGATCCGGATCGCGACGCTCGGCGATATCGACCAGAACTCGGCGCGCTTCTCGCTGTCCGATCGCCAGATCCCGATCCGCGTGGCACTCGACCAGGGCGCACGTAGCGAGCTCTCGACGATCCAGAACCTGCCGGTGGCGACCGCGTCGGGTGGTTCGGTGCCGCTCAACTTGGTGGCGGAGATCACGCTCGGCTCCGGCCCGACCAAGATCGACCGCGTCAATCAACAGCGTCAGCTGACGATCGGCGCCGATCTCGCGCCCGGTATCGTCTCCGGCGTCGCGCAGAAGCAGATCGACGCGCTGCCGACGATGGCGAACCTGCCGACAGGCGTGAACAAACTCGTGTTGGGGCAGTCGAAGTTCCAGGCGGAGATGATCAACAACTTCATCCTGGCGGTGATAGCGGGGACGTTCCTGGTGTTTGCGGTGCTGGTGCTGTTGTACCGCCGCGCGCTGCCGCCGTTCGTCAACATGGGGTCGCTGTTGCTCGCGCCGCTGGGCGGGTTGATCGCGTTGTGGGCGACGGGCAACCCGGTATCGATGCCGGTGTTCATTGGTATCCTGATGCTGCTCGGCATCGTCGCGAAGAACTCGATCCTGCTGATCGACTTCGCGCTGGAGGAGATGGGCAAGGGCGTCGACGTGTGGACCGCGGTGGTCGATGCCGGCCACAAGCGCGCGCAGCCGATCGTGATGACCACGGTCGCAATGGTCGCGGGCATGATCCCGACCGCGCTGTCGCTCGGCGGCGACGGATCGTGGCGCGCGCCGATGGGCATCGTCGTGATCGGCGGGCTCGTCCTGTCGACCATCCTGACGCTGTTGATCGTCCCCGCGGCGTTCAGCCTCGCAGTCGGGATCGAGCGGTATATCGGCCCACGCCTCGGCCGCAGCCTGCTCACCTATCGCCCCGGCGACGACGGCAGCGAAGTGATTGGGCTCGCTGGACCGTCGGGGCCACGGCTCGGACCGGCAACCCCCAAGCTCGGCGATGGCACACAGCCAGCCGAGTGA
- a CDS encoding UvrB/UvrC motif-containing protein — MDIEDLRRQMEAAAAAMDFETAGKLRDQISVLRGGGEVADTAGLTRQQPGAMGLGTSQQRMTPPPGWVKPKKPDPMTKGRKR; from the coding sequence ATGGATATCGAAGATCTACGCCGCCAGATGGAAGCCGCCGCCGCGGCGATGGATTTCGAGACCGCAGGCAAGTTGCGCGATCAGATCAGCGTGCTGCGCGGTGGTGGTGAGGTGGCGGACACCGCGGGACTGACTCGCCAGCAGCCCGGCGCAATGGGTCTCGGCACCAGCCAACAACGCATGACCCCGCCGCCGGGTTGGGTGAAACCGAAGAAGCCCGATCCGATGACCAAGGGGCGGAAGCGGTAG
- the mauJ gene encoding methylamine utilization protein MauJ yields the protein MSESADTTARPPWQLELPDRASIMVGELAKRGHWIVATLATGIPWPVKTHKVVYLGQDFWIIPPTQNASPAVAMRMERDATSDHRTKMMRFLSALSWTQGYGVRVSGFGGGSMPFLSSGRGTGGHTLTADFVVRDLPEPDASGQLALALMREARGLDHSAYSFLTFYRVLEAALPQGQARGAWITDALDKLEGQAKEALAKVRARGVNDVGVHIQLARRQAIAHAAKQPIMDPDDYSVVHELYEERPLIQGLAERAIEEIFGIPTPSSIYRAHLYELAGFRLIMPPDLMTQIMEGPWEGISGTIDVPLLDIELRRSEPFSALRGMLPVAVDIAEATLKLLYRSPDNLIDFEFELHFDSERLVFDLDCGLTIRDDGSAHSARNIADLRRFQLDYLGNGELHVYDTDTRALLSRVDAFIPVNWGNHEWFESEIAKWLKAAEHRANLTPQN from the coding sequence ATGAGTGAATCGGCAGACACGACCGCGCGGCCACCGTGGCAACTCGAGCTGCCCGATCGCGCGTCGATCATGGTCGGTGAGCTGGCGAAACGGGGACACTGGATCGTCGCCACGTTGGCGACCGGCATACCATGGCCGGTAAAGACGCACAAAGTCGTATATCTGGGGCAGGATTTTTGGATTATTCCCCCGACGCAGAATGCAAGTCCTGCAGTCGCTATGCGTATGGAGCGCGATGCGACCAGCGATCATCGAACGAAGATGATGCGGTTTCTGAGTGCGCTGTCCTGGACGCAGGGATACGGGGTCAGGGTCAGCGGTTTCGGCGGCGGGAGTATGCCGTTCCTGTCCTCGGGTAGAGGAACGGGCGGTCACACGCTCACAGCCGACTTTGTTGTGCGCGACCTGCCGGAACCGGATGCGTCTGGTCAGCTCGCACTCGCTCTCATGCGAGAGGCCCGCGGACTTGACCATTCGGCTTATTCGTTTCTGACCTTCTACCGCGTGTTGGAAGCGGCATTGCCCCAGGGTCAGGCGCGGGGCGCCTGGATTACTGATGCGCTCGATAAACTAGAGGGGCAAGCCAAAGAGGCGCTGGCCAAGGTCAGGGCGCGCGGCGTTAATGATGTCGGCGTACATATCCAGCTCGCCCGGCGGCAGGCGATTGCGCATGCCGCCAAGCAGCCGATTATGGATCCTGACGACTACAGCGTCGTGCACGAACTTTATGAAGAGCGGCCCCTCATCCAGGGACTGGCCGAACGGGCGATTGAGGAAATCTTTGGCATTCCGACACCGTCGTCGATTTACCGAGCACACCTCTACGAGTTGGCCGGATTTCGCCTCATCATGCCGCCGGACCTCATGACACAAATCATGGAGGGACCATGGGAAGGTATCAGCGGCACAATCGATGTACCGCTGCTCGATATCGAGTTGCGCCGGAGTGAGCCGTTCTCGGCGCTGCGCGGTATGCTCCCCGTTGCCGTCGACATCGCGGAAGCAACGTTGAAGCTGCTCTATCGTTCACCTGACAACCTCATCGACTTCGAGTTTGAGCTGCACTTTGACAGTGAACGGCTTGTGTTCGACCTCGACTGTGGACTGACAATTCGGGACGACGGGTCGGCGCACTCCGCGCGCAACATTGCCGACCTGCGGCGGTTCCAGCTCGATTATTTAGGCAATGGGGAGCTGCACGTTTATGATACTGACACGAGGGCGCTGCTCTCCCGCGTTGATGCTTTTATACCGGTGAATTGGGGCAATCACGAGTGGTTTGAGTCTGAGATCGCCAAATGGCTCAAAGCCGCGGAGCATCGTGCCAACCTAACCCCGCAAAATTAA
- the mnmA gene encoding tRNA 2-thiouridine(34) synthase MnmA: MDQTDFQLGAGADTGMAGKRIVVAMSGGVDSSVVAALAHATGAETIGVTLQLYDHGEAVGRAGSCCAGRDIRDARAVCDRLGIAHYVFDHETSFREQVVDKFADEYLAGRTPIPCVQCNMGPKFTDLLKLARDLGADCLATGHYVRRVEGINGAELHRGADPARDQSYFLFATTQAQLDYLRFPLGGLPKARVREIAAELGLGVAAKPDSQDICFVPDGDYAGLVKKLRPEAAETAGDIVDLGGTKLGEHRGLIHFTVGQRRGLEIGGSPEPLYVVRVEPATKRVVVGPRRALAVEAARMTDINWLGGDFTGPLTAKVRSMAKPVPARLVGDRVVFDAPEYGVAPGQAAVLYAGERVLGGGWIADTEAALVAA, encoded by the coding sequence ATGGATCAGACCGATTTTCAGCTCGGGGCCGGCGCCGATACGGGCATGGCCGGAAAGCGCATCGTCGTGGCGATGTCGGGCGGCGTCGACAGTTCGGTCGTCGCCGCGCTCGCGCACGCCACCGGCGCCGAGACCATCGGCGTGACGCTCCAGCTCTACGATCACGGCGAGGCGGTCGGCCGCGCGGGCTCATGCTGCGCCGGCCGCGATATCCGCGACGCCCGCGCGGTCTGCGATCGCCTCGGCATCGCGCATTATGTGTTCGATCACGAAACCAGCTTCCGCGAGCAGGTCGTCGACAAGTTCGCCGACGAGTATCTGGCAGGCCGCACGCCGATCCCGTGCGTCCAGTGCAACATGGGGCCGAAGTTCACCGACCTGCTGAAGCTCGCGCGCGATCTCGGCGCAGACTGCCTGGCGACGGGGCATTATGTCCGGCGAGTCGAGGGCATCAACGGTGCAGAACTCCACCGCGGCGCCGATCCGGCGCGCGACCAGAGCTATTTCCTGTTCGCGACCACGCAGGCGCAGCTCGACTATCTGCGGTTTCCGTTGGGCGGTCTGCCCAAAGCGCGGGTGCGCGAGATCGCTGCCGAACTCGGGCTCGGCGTCGCGGCCAAGCCCGACAGCCAGGACATCTGCTTCGTCCCCGATGGCGATTACGCAGGCTTGGTGAAGAAGCTGCGGCCCGAGGCGGCGGAGACGGCCGGCGATATCGTCGATCTCGGCGGCACTAAGCTCGGCGAGCATCGCGGGTTGATCCACTTTACAGTGGGACAGCGTCGCGGGTTGGAGATCGGCGGCAGTCCGGAGCCGCTCTATGTCGTGCGAGTCGAACCGGCGACGAAGCGGGTCGTCGTTGGCCCCCGTCGCGCGCTGGCGGTCGAGGCTGCGCGGATGACCGACATCAATTGGTTGGGCGGCGACTTCACCGGGCCGCTGACGGCGAAGGTTCGGTCGATGGCAAAGCCCGTCCCTGCCCGTCTGGTCGGCGACCGCGTGGTATTCGACGCGCCCGAATACGGCGTCGCACCGGGCCAGGCCGCGGTGCTCTATGCGGGCGAGCGCGTGCTCGGCGGCGGCTGGATTGCGGACACCGAAGCGGCACTCGTCGCCGCCTGA
- a CDS encoding GlsB/YeaQ/YmgE family stress response membrane protein, translating to MGLILWLIIGGVIGWIASMIMRTDAQQGIFLNIIVGIVGAFIGGLILSGGSINNAPLTLTSFIVSLLGAIVLLAIVNLVRRGSVR from the coding sequence ATGGGTCTCATTCTTTGGCTGATCATCGGCGGCGTCATCGGCTGGATCGCTAGCATGATCATGCGCACCGATGCGCAGCAGGGCATCTTCCTGAACATCATCGTCGGCATCGTCGGCGCGTTCATCGGTGGCCTGATCCTGTCGGGTGGCTCGATCAACAACGCACCGCTCACGCTGACCTCGTTCATCGTGTCGCTGCTGGGCGCCATCGTCCTGCTCGCGATCGTGAACCTCGTGCGTCGCGGTAGCGTCCGCTAA